From Synergistaceae bacterium, a single genomic window includes:
- a CDS encoding iron-containing alcohol dehydrogenase: protein MTDVTKERAAELLKKFKGDSYTFGLGVLEQVGEIARGRGKKVTVVGDTKTSKPIVDRVIAALKKSGLELAPDRCVEGAKPNAPREDVYRLESYLLHFAPDCVISVGGGSGIDAVKAAALLHGLGTESPEIDTWFGTGVVTEALKRTGKKLLPHIAVETSASSGAHLTKYSNITDPVEGQKKLIVDEAIIPFHSIFDYSVTTTMPVSLTIDGALDAVAHAIEVFYGAAPDKYDLCREVTETVLDLVLKYTKRAVDDPKDLEAREALGLATDLGGYAIMIGGTNGAHLTSFSLVDVTSHGRACGIMNPYYAVLFAGSIEKHLKVMGARYAAAGYMKPGFESLSGRDLAVAVGDGMKAFARSIGAETKLTDFPRFTPAHVTRALTAAKDPQLRMKLQNMPVPMELDQVDEYMGSVLKGAVTGDFAEVKTLPVK from the coding sequence ATGACGGATGTGACGAAGGAACGCGCGGCGGAACTGCTGAAGAAGTTCAAGGGAGACAGTTACACGTTTGGGCTGGGAGTTCTGGAGCAGGTGGGGGAGATTGCCCGGGGACGCGGCAAAAAGGTCACGGTGGTGGGAGATACCAAAACGTCGAAGCCCATTGTGGATCGGGTCATCGCCGCTCTGAAAAAATCGGGACTGGAGCTGGCGCCGGATCGTTGTGTGGAGGGGGCGAAACCCAACGCGCCCCGGGAGGACGTCTATCGCCTGGAGTCCTACCTGCTGCATTTCGCTCCGGACTGCGTGATTTCCGTCGGCGGGGGCAGCGGAATCGACGCTGTGAAGGCGGCGGCCCTTCTGCACGGGCTGGGGACGGAGTCTCCGGAGATCGACACCTGGTTTGGAACGGGAGTCGTCACCGAGGCCCTGAAGCGCACCGGTAAAAAACTTTTACCCCACATCGCCGTGGAAACCTCCGCCAGCAGCGGGGCCCATCTCACCAAATACTCCAACATCACGGATCCCGTGGAAGGGCAGAAAAAACTCATCGTGGACGAGGCAATCATTCCCTTTCACTCTATTTTCGACTACTCCGTTACGACGACCATGCCCGTTTCTCTCACCATCGACGGAGCTTTGGACGCCGTGGCTCACGCCATTGAGGTGTTCTACGGCGCGGCCCCCGACAAATACGACCTGTGCAGGGAGGTCACGGAGACGGTGCTGGACCTCGTGCTGAAGTACACGAAGCGGGCCGTGGACGACCCCAAAGACCTGGAGGCCCGCGAGGCTCTGGGACTGGCTACGGACCTGGGAGGGTACGCCATCATGATCGGCGGCACCAACGGCGCGCATCTGACCAGCTTTTCCCTGGTGGACGTCACCTCTCACGGACGGGCCTGCGGGATCATGAACCCCTATTACGCCGTGCTCTTTGCCGGCTCCATCGAGAAACATCTGAAGGTGATGGGAGCGCGTTACGCCGCGGCCGGATATATGAAGCCGGGGTTCGAGTCGCTTTCCGGGCGGGATCTGGCGGTGGCGGTGGGGGATGGCATGAAAGCCTTTGCCCGTTCCATCGGCGCGGAGACGAAGCTCACCGACTTCCCGAGGTTCACTCCCGCCCACGTGACCCGGGCGCTGACGGCGGCGAAAGACCCTCAGCTCAGGATGAAGCTCCAGAATATGCCCGTGCCTATGGAACTGGATCAGGTCGACGAATATATGGGGTCGGTTCTGAAGGGGGCCGTGACGGGAGATTTTGCCGAGGTGAAAACCCTGCCGGTGAAATAA
- a CDS encoding transketolase, giving the protein MSLTPERKAFLDDLCRKFRLDVIEALHNAQTGHPGGSLSVCEILTTLYFEKARINSAQPRDPDRDRVVLCKGHAAPMLYRVLAEKGFFPVSEMKTLRRLNSILQGHPTIHTPGVELSTGPLGTGLSAALGMALGLRLSKSAAKVYAVLGDGDVNEGMVWEACMSAVKYKADNLITIYDWNKVQLDGKSADIMPQGDMNAKFSAFGWRCIPCDGHDIGALCDALDALILHPDGRPGLILASTIKGKGVSFMEGQSAWHGKAIGDEDYKRAVAELGGE; this is encoded by the coding sequence ATGTCTTTAACGCCTGAAAGGAAAGCGTTTCTCGACGATCTGTGCCGGAAATTCCGGCTTGACGTGATCGAGGCGCTTCATAACGCTCAGACGGGGCATCCGGGCGGATCGCTTTCGGTCTGTGAAATTCTTACGACGCTATACTTCGAAAAGGCCCGAATAAACTCCGCGCAGCCCCGGGACCCCGACCGGGATCGTGTGGTTCTCTGCAAGGGGCACGCCGCGCCGATGCTTTATCGCGTGCTTGCGGAGAAGGGATTTTTCCCGGTGTCGGAAATGAAAACCCTGAGACGGCTGAACAGCATTCTTCAGGGGCATCCCACCATCCACACCCCCGGCGTTGAGCTCTCCACAGGCCCGCTGGGCACCGGGCTTTCCGCCGCGCTGGGCATGGCTCTGGGGCTTCGTCTTTCGAAGTCGGCGGCGAAGGTCTACGCCGTTCTGGGGGATGGCGACGTCAACGAGGGAATGGTCTGGGAGGCCTGCATGAGCGCTGTGAAGTACAAAGCAGACAATCTGATCACCATTTACGACTGGAATAAAGTTCAGCTCGACGGAAAGAGCGCCGACATCATGCCTCAGGGGGACATGAACGCGAAATTTTCGGCCTTCGGCTGGCGGTGCATTCCCTGCGATGGCCACGACATCGGGGCCCTCTGTGACGCTTTGGACGCTCTTATCCTGCATCCCGACGGGCGTCCGGGCCTCATTCTGGCCTCTACCATCAAGGGAAAAGGGGTGTCCTTTATGGAAGGACAAAGCGCGTGGCACGGCAAGGCCATCGGCGACGAGGATTACAAGCGCGCTGTGGCGGAACTGGGGGGCGAGTGA
- a CDS encoding transketolase family protein: MAKAIREIYGEALVKYGRDNPDVVVLDADVSSSTRSGLFQAACPERFFNVGVAEANMTGMAAGLASVGKIPFVNTFATFLITNGLLAARVFGSYSGLNIKLMGAYTGLSDAYDGPTHHAIEDIAVMRALPNFRVYVANDEVGTDWLVRHAIKSKGPMYIRLSRDVFPTLYEPGTKFEEGKGKILRQGKDAAIIACGRMLGMAVEASKILSSEGIDVTVVDMFTIKPLDAELITETAKSTGAVVTAEEHSVIGGLGGAVAEVLATRRVCVPLGFVGIADCHAECGAYSELLAKYGLDVPAVVAKVRETLAKK; this comes from the coding sequence ATGGCAAAGGCCATACGCGAAATTTATGGAGAGGCTCTGGTGAAATACGGAAGAGACAATCCCGATGTGGTCGTGCTGGACGCGGATGTTTCCTCCTCCACTCGTTCCGGATTGTTCCAGGCGGCCTGTCCGGAGCGTTTTTTCAACGTCGGTGTGGCGGAGGCCAACATGACGGGGATGGCGGCGGGTTTGGCCTCAGTCGGAAAAATCCCTTTCGTCAACACCTTTGCCACTTTTCTGATCACGAACGGACTGCTCGCGGCCCGCGTGTTCGGGTCCTACTCCGGCCTGAACATCAAGCTCATGGGGGCCTATACCGGACTCTCGGACGCTTACGACGGGCCCACCCACCACGCCATTGAGGACATCGCGGTCATGCGCGCTCTTCCCAATTTCAGGGTTTACGTGGCGAACGACGAGGTGGGGACGGACTGGCTTGTCCGGCACGCCATCAAGTCGAAGGGCCCCATGTATATCCGCCTCTCCCGGGATGTTTTCCCGACCCTCTACGAGCCTGGGACGAAATTCGAGGAGGGAAAAGGTAAAATTCTGCGTCAGGGAAAGGACGCCGCGATCATCGCCTGCGGCAGAATGCTGGGCATGGCCGTGGAGGCTTCCAAAATTCTGAGCTCCGAGGGAATTGACGTCACGGTGGTGGACATGTTCACGATCAAGCCACTGGACGCGGAACTGATCACGGAAACGGCGAAAAGCACGGGAGCCGTGGTCACGGCTGAAGAACACAGCGTGATCGGAGGGCTGGGCGGAGCCGTCGCCGAGGTTCTGGCCACGCGCAGGGTTTGCGTTCCACTGGGCTTCGTGGGAATCGCGGACTGCCACGCGGAATGTGGGGCCTATTCAGAGCTTTTGGCAAAATATGGGCTGGATGTTCCGGCAGTCGTCGCGAAGGTTCGTGAAACTCTGGCGAAAAAGTGA
- a CDS encoding helix-turn-helix transcriptional regulator — MIPTTKSEHAWMPKELTDALTPEELEESRLRARVMVLLQNYRKKHGYTQRELAELFGVTQGLVSRWENCEENFKISTLVKIAIVTGTHIEIDFSEKP; from the coding sequence ATGATACCAACAACGAAGTCAGAACACGCATGGATGCCAAAAGAGCTGACGGACGCTCTGACCCCGGAGGAGCTCGAAGAAAGCAGGCTCAGGGCGCGGGTGATGGTATTGCTTCAAAACTACCGGAAGAAACACGGCTATACCCAACGGGAACTGGCGGAGTTGTTCGGCGTGACCCAGGGGCTTGTTTCCCGATGGGAAAATTGTGAAGAGAACTTTAAAATCAGCACGCTGGTTAAAATCGCGATTGTTACGGGCACCCATATTGAGATCGATTTTTCAGAGAAACCTTAA
- a CDS encoding ABC transporter substrate-binding protein, producing the protein MKQRGCLIAILLFVFFSSVGVAGALDKDTLVVVKSTEVITMDPHDTTDTPSEDLNHKIYESLVGLDQDLKLFPLLAEEWALSGEGKIWTFKLRKGIKFHSGAPFNAEAVKVNFDRVLKGNFKRTPLYAPVIEDVQVVDEYTVVFNLKEPFGPFLNILAHSAGLIVDPTYVKDPEKSAAMKKNPSGTGPFMFEEWEPGDYIGLKAFKDYWQGEPKLKKVLWKVAPEGSSRGMMAEAGDAHVVHSVNASDVERLQKHKDLYIESRPGLSVQYLVVNVRNPILSDRNVRKALAYSIDRDSLCQKVLKGQATPAHVLIAPTVNGYGGKGITIPFDIEKAKALLEESGWKDDGSGIRSKDGKKLSLDLWTSLQGSPLPEVFQGFARTVGMELKIEVMDWATINSRIRVAPEQGKSQVFIFGWSPSTADADWAYRPLLHSSMFPPSGSNYGYYANDFVDENIMIGMKASDNAARVEAYRKIDQQVLEDFPRIPVYIPHTPYAIRKEVKNIEISPLNFIGITHLTHIE; encoded by the coding sequence ATGAAACAGCGCGGTTGTTTGATTGCAATTCTCCTGTTCGTCTTTTTTTCGAGTGTGGGGGTGGCTGGAGCCCTGGATAAAGACACCCTTGTCGTCGTAAAATCCACGGAAGTCATCACCATGGATCCCCACGACACCACGGACACTCCCTCCGAAGACCTGAACCACAAGATTTACGAAAGCCTGGTGGGGCTGGATCAGGACCTCAAACTTTTTCCCCTGCTGGCCGAGGAATGGGCGCTCTCCGGGGAGGGCAAAATTTGGACCTTCAAACTGAGAAAGGGCATCAAATTCCACAGCGGCGCCCCTTTCAACGCGGAAGCCGTAAAGGTCAACTTCGACCGTGTCCTGAAGGGAAACTTCAAACGGACGCCTCTTTACGCTCCCGTCATTGAGGACGTGCAGGTCGTGGATGAATACACGGTGGTCTTCAATCTGAAAGAGCCCTTCGGCCCATTTTTGAATATTCTGGCTCACTCGGCGGGCCTGATCGTGGACCCCACTTACGTAAAGGACCCCGAAAAGAGCGCCGCCATGAAGAAAAATCCATCGGGAACGGGGCCTTTCATGTTCGAAGAATGGGAACCCGGCGACTATATCGGCCTGAAGGCGTTCAAGGACTACTGGCAGGGAGAGCCTAAACTGAAAAAGGTGTTGTGGAAAGTGGCGCCGGAAGGTTCCAGCAGAGGAATGATGGCCGAGGCCGGCGACGCCCACGTGGTTCACAGCGTGAACGCATCCGACGTGGAACGGCTTCAGAAGCACAAAGATCTGTACATTGAAAGCCGTCCGGGACTGAGCGTCCAGTATCTCGTGGTGAACGTCCGGAATCCCATCCTCTCCGACCGGAACGTTCGCAAGGCTCTGGCTTACTCCATCGACAGGGACTCCCTTTGTCAGAAAGTGCTGAAAGGACAGGCTACTCCCGCCCACGTTCTGATCGCGCCGACCGTCAACGGTTATGGCGGAAAAGGGATTACCATTCCCTTCGATATAGAGAAGGCCAAAGCCCTGCTGGAGGAAAGCGGCTGGAAAGACGATGGTTCGGGTATTCGCAGCAAAGATGGCAAAAAACTTTCTCTGGACCTGTGGACATCCCTGCAGGGCTCCCCGCTCCCCGAGGTTTTTCAGGGGTTCGCGCGGACCGTCGGCATGGAGCTGAAAATCGAGGTCATGGACTGGGCCACCATCAACTCCCGCATTCGTGTGGCGCCGGAACAGGGTAAATCTCAGGTGTTCATTTTCGGCTGGAGTCCGTCCACCGCCGATGCGGACTGGGCGTACCGGCCGCTTCTCCACTCCTCCATGTTTCCGCCTTCCGGCAGCAACTACGGTTATTACGCCAACGATTTCGTCGATGAAAACATCATGATCGGGATGAAAGCGTCGGACAACGCCGCCCGCGTGGAAGCCTACCGCAAAATAGACCAGCAGGTTCTGGAGGATTTTCCGCGCATTCCCGTCTACATTCCCCACACACCCTATGCCATCCGCAAAGAAGTCAAAAACATTGAGATTTCGCCGCTCAACTTCATCGGAATCACCCACCTCACCCATATCGAGTGA
- a CDS encoding ATP-binding cassette domain-containing protein: MSEKDKNSQNILEVRGLKCYFPVTRGVLFKRPQGCIKAVDDVTFRISEGKTLGLVGESGSGKSTTGNIILRLLKPTAGSVLFRGRDLASLNGPEDKAFRKKAQMVFQNPFASLNPSMHVGSIIGRVLKIQEPSAGRREIDDRVYAILREVGLDREHMDRYPHEFSGGQRQRIAIARALVSTPEFLVLDEPTSALDVSVQAQILNFFRELQQKRRITYLFISHNLAVIRYISHTVAVMYLGQLVELADRERFFASPLHPYTQALLHSVPKPYISGEDIFDKVIQGDIPSPLDPPSGCRFHTRCDFVSERCRLEAPPWREAETGHFVACHRVT; the protein is encoded by the coding sequence ATGTCCGAAAAAGATAAAAATTCCCAAAATATCCTGGAGGTCAGGGGTCTGAAATGCTATTTCCCCGTCACCCGAGGCGTCCTTTTCAAACGGCCGCAGGGCTGCATTAAAGCCGTGGACGACGTCACTTTCAGGATTTCCGAGGGAAAGACTCTCGGCCTTGTGGGAGAATCCGGCAGCGGCAAATCCACGACCGGCAATATCATTCTGCGGCTTCTCAAACCCACCGCGGGAAGCGTGCTCTTCAGAGGCAGAGACCTGGCGTCGCTGAACGGGCCGGAAGATAAGGCCTTTCGCAAAAAGGCTCAAATGGTATTTCAAAACCCCTTCGCATCTCTGAATCCCAGTATGCACGTCGGCTCGATCATCGGACGGGTTCTGAAAATACAGGAGCCCTCTGCCGGCCGCAGGGAAATCGACGATCGGGTTTACGCCATTCTTCGCGAGGTGGGACTGGACAGAGAACACATGGACCGCTACCCCCATGAATTTTCGGGCGGGCAGCGTCAGCGCATCGCCATCGCCCGGGCCCTCGTTTCCACTCCGGAATTTCTGGTGCTGGACGAGCCGACCTCCGCGCTGGACGTCTCGGTGCAGGCCCAGATCCTCAACTTCTTCAGAGAATTGCAGCAAAAACGCAGAATAACCTATTTATTCATCAGCCACAACCTTGCCGTCATCCGGTACATCAGCCATACCGTGGCCGTCATGTACCTGGGGCAGCTGGTAGAACTGGCGGATCGGGAACGCTTTTTCGCCTCTCCCCTGCATCCCTATACGCAGGCGCTTCTGCACAGTGTTCCCAAGCCCTACATCTCCGGCGAGGATATTTTCGACAAGGTGATTCAGGGGGATATTCCAAGCCCCCTCGACCCGCCGTCAGGATGCCGTTTTCACACTCGCTGCGACTTCGTCTCGGAACGCTGCCGTCTGGAAGCACCCCCCTGGCGGGAAGCGGAAACAGGGCATTTTGTGGCCTGTCATCGCGTCACCTGA
- a CDS encoding ABC transporter ATP-binding protein produces MPDSELLRVANLNVVFNTSEGTVHALQDVNFSLKRGEILGLVGETGSGKSMTSMAIMRLIPSPPGRIARGTITFEGRNLLSLTEEEMRRVRGRDISMIFQDPASYLNPVMTVGAQVEESIRSHSRLTPGEIRRRTVEMFEKVNIPDAAKSVKRFPHQFSGGMKQRVMIAMALACSPKLLIADEPTTALDVSIQAQILSLIKKLQQDMGSSILLISHDLGIIATMARSVAVMYAGNIVEYGSAESIFEHPGHPYTQGLLNAIPRLDQDQELLTVIPGTLPNPLTLPEGCSFSPRCELARKICRQKAPPSLEIEPGHRVICHEYGK; encoded by the coding sequence ATGCCGGACTCTGAACTGCTGCGCGTCGCAAATCTGAACGTTGTTTTCAACACCTCCGAGGGAACCGTCCATGCGCTTCAGGACGTGAATTTTTCTCTGAAGCGGGGAGAAATTCTGGGGCTCGTGGGCGAGACAGGGTCGGGGAAATCCATGACATCCATGGCGATCATGAGACTGATTCCCTCTCCTCCCGGCCGGATTGCCAGGGGAACGATCACCTTTGAAGGCCGCAATCTTCTGAGCCTTACGGAAGAAGAGATGCGACGCGTGCGAGGTCGGGATATTTCCATGATCTTTCAGGACCCCGCCAGTTATCTGAACCCGGTGATGACCGTGGGCGCTCAGGTGGAGGAATCTATCCGGAGCCATTCGCGTCTCACACCGGGAGAAATTCGCCGCCGCACCGTGGAGATGTTCGAAAAAGTGAACATTCCCGACGCCGCAAAATCGGTGAAGCGCTTCCCCCACCAGTTTTCCGGAGGAATGAAACAGCGCGTCATGATCGCCATGGCGCTGGCCTGCAGCCCCAAACTGCTGATCGCGGACGAACCGACGACGGCGCTGGACGTTTCCATTCAGGCCCAGATTCTTTCCCTGATCAAAAAACTGCAGCAGGATATGGGAAGCAGCATTCTTCTCATTTCTCACGACCTGGGCATCATCGCGACCATGGCCCGAAGCGTCGCCGTGATGTACGCGGGAAACATTGTGGAGTACGGCAGTGCGGAGTCGATTTTTGAACATCCCGGACATCCTTATACACAGGGCCTGCTGAACGCCATTCCGCGGCTGGATCAGGACCAGGAACTGCTGACCGTCATTCCCGGCACACTGCCCAACCCGCTGACGCTTCCCGAGGGCTGCAGCTTTTCTCCCCGATGCGAGCTGGCCCGGAAAATTTGCCGGCAAAAAGCGCCGCCCTCGCTGGAAATCGAGCCAGGGCACAGAGTTATTTGTCATGAGTACGGGAAGTGA